One Cucurbita pepo subsp. pepo cultivar mu-cu-16 chromosome LG20, ASM280686v2, whole genome shotgun sequence genomic window carries:
- the LOC111783715 gene encoding cytochrome P450 94C1 — MASTIMFLFHSLPTLISILFFSFTAAFTVFSFSLFILRLRPCCNCPICHSYLSSTWLSSFPNLSDWYAHLLSHSPTATITIHVLSNILTANPDNVHHILKTNFHNYPKGKPFSSILGDLLGQGIFNVDGHSWTFQRKMASLELGSLSVRSHAFHILTSQIQTRLLPVLCSNRDMLDLQDIFKRFSFDNICRFSFGLDPGCLSLSLPISEFAVAFDLASRLSAERAITPYPVMWRIKRLFGFGSERKLRDAIKMVDHLAMEVIRQRREIGFSHRNDLLSRFMASVDDDRYLRDIVVSFLLAGRDTVASALTSFFWLLSQNPEVEDEILAESDRVMGPDPDAVPSFDNLKDMQYLHAAVYENLRLFPPVQFDSKFAEEDDILPDGTFVQKGTRVTYHPYAMGRMDRIWGPDCLQFKPERWLKNGSFAPVNPFKFPVFQAGLRVCLGKELAVMDVKCTAVVLIRKFKIRLVGTDRVARFAPGLTASWRGGLPVRIEQRTTS; from the exons ATGGCTTCAACCATCATGTTCTTATTCCACTCTCTCCCCACCCTTATCTCcatcttgttcttctcctTCACGGCGGCCTTCACGGTGttctccttctctttgttCATCCTCCGCCTTAGACCCTGCTGCAACTGCCCCATCTGCCACTCCTACCTCTCCTCCACATGGCTCTCCTCCTTCCCCAACTTATCCGATTGGTACGCCCACCTCCTCTCCCACTCCCCCACCGCCACCATCACCATCCACGTCCTCTCCAACATCCTCACCGCCAACCCCGACAACGTCCACCACATCCTCAAAACCAACTTCCACAACTACCCAAAGGGCAAACCCTTCTCCTCCATCCTCGGCGACCTCCTCGGCCAAGGCATCTTCAACGTCGACGGCCACTCCTGGACCTTCCAACGCAAAATGGCTAGCTTGGAGCTCGGCAGCCTCTCCGTCCGCTCCCACGCCTTCCACATCCTAACCTCTCAGATTCAGACAAGGCTGCTTCCGGTCCTGTGTTCGAATCGCGACATGCTGGATTTACAGGATATTTTTAAAcgattttcttttgataatatttGTCGATTCTCCTTTGGGTTGGACCCGGGCTGTTTGAGCTTGTCTTTGCCTATTTCGGAGTTTGCCGTTGCCTTTGACTTGGCGTCTAGATTGTCGGCGGAGAGGGCTATTACGCCTTACCCTGTTATGTGGAGGATTAAGCGGCTGTTTGGATTTGGGTCGGAGAGGAAGCTTAGGGATGCTATTAAAATGGTGGATCATCTTGCCATGGAAGTCATACGCCAACGCCGGGAAATTGGATTCTCTCATCGGAATGATCTTCTCTCTAGATTCATGGCTTCCGTTGATGATGACAG ATATCTTAGAGACATTGTTGTCAGCTTCCTCCTTGCCGGGCGGGACACGGTGGCGTCGGCTTTGACTAGCTTCTTCTGGCTACTATCTCAAAACCCAGAAGTGGAGGACGAGATTCTCGCCGAGTCGGATCGGGTCATGGGACCCGACCCGGACGCGGTACCCAGTTTCGACAACCTTAAAGACATGCAATATCTTCACGCAGCGGTGTACGAGAATCTGCGCCTCTTTCCACCGGTTCAGTTCGACTCCAAGTTCGCTGAGGAAGACGATATCTTGCCGGACGGCACGTTTGTTCAGAAGGGTACAAGGGTAACTTATCACCCCTACGCCATGGGTCGGATGGACCGGATTTGGGGACCCGATTGTCTCCAGTTTAAACCGGAGAGGTGGCTCAAGAATGGAAGCTTTGCACCTGTAAACCCGTTTAAATTCCCTGTTTTTCAGGCCGGTTTACGGGTTTGTTTGGGGAAGGAGTTGGCGGTGATGGACGTGAAATGTACTGCGGTGGTTTTGATTCGGAAGTTTAAGATCCGGTTGGTTGGAACTGACCGGGTTGCCCGGTTTGCTCCCGGTCTGACGGCTAGCTGGAGAGGTGGGTTGCCGGTTCGAATTGAACAAAGAACCACCAGTTAG